The genomic window GAAACCCCGGCGGCGGGGGCGTTCGGGTCAGGTGGCGGTGTATCGGTCGCGCCGGTGGTTGATCGCGATCACCAGATTGACCACCAGCGCGCCAAGGAACGACAGCGCCACCGACGGCACGTCTCGGACCAGAAGGGCCACCGAGAACAGCGCGGCGTCGAACAGAAGCTGGGTATAGCCCGCACGAAAGCCGGTGCGGTCCTGCAGGGCCAGCGCCACGATGCCGACGCCGCCAAGGCTCGCCCCGTGGCGGAACAGCGCCAGCAGCGCCGAACCCGACACCGCCCCGAACAGGACCGCGCCGAACACCGGGTTCAGGCTGGCAAAGCTGACCCAGTCCGGAATCACCATGCTGAGGCCCGACAGCAGCGCCACCGCGAGGAAGGTCTTGACGGTGAAGGCCAGCCCCATGCGCCGGTAGCCGATCCAGTAGAACGGCAGGTTGATCGCGAAGAATACCAGACCGAAGCTGAGCCCGGTGGCATAGGAGATCAGCACCGCCAGCCCAGCCGTCTGGCCGGTGACAAGACCGAGATGGGTCAGGATGGTGATGCCGAAGGCGGCCATGGTGGCGCCGTAGGCAATGCCCTGGGCATCGTCGAGCAGGCTGTGGGCGGGGGAAAGGGGGCGCGTGGCGTCGGGCATCGATCTTTTCGGCTGACGCCGGGGGTTTCACACCCCCGGACCCCCGTGGGATATTTGTGCAAAGATGAAAGCGCAAGGGGAGGTGTTCGGGGCGGCTTCATGCCGCCCCGGGTCGGGTCAGCCCTTCAGGGCCTTGTTCAGGTATTCGTCGACCTTTTCGAGGTAACCGATCGTGGTCAGCCATTTCTGGTCGGGGCCGACCAGCAGGGCCAGATCCTTGGTCATGTGGCCGTCCTCGACGGTGGCGACCGTGACGCGTTCCAGCGTTTCTGCAAAGCGGGCCAGTTCGGCGTTGCCGTCGAGCTTGGCGCGGTGGCGCAGGCCGCCGGTCCAGGCGTAGATCGAGGCGATCGAGTTGGTCGAGGTCGCCTTGCCCTGCTGGTGCTGGCGGTAGTGGCGGGTGACAGTGCCATGCGCCGCCTCTGCCTCGACGGTCTGGCCGTCGGGGGTCATCAGGACGGAGGTCATCAGCCCGAGGCTGCCGAAGCCCTGCGCCACGGTGTCGGACTGCACGTCGCCGTCGTAGTTCTTGCAGGCCCAGACATAGCCGCCCGACCATTTCATCGCGCTTGCCACCATGTCGTCGATCAGGCGGTGTTCGTAGGTGATGCCTGCCTTCTTGAACTGGTCTTCGAATTCGGCCTCGTAGATCGTCTGGAAAATGTCCTTGAAGCGGCCGTCGTAGACCTTGAGGATGGTGTTCTTGGTCGACAGGTACACCGGCCAGCCGAGGTTCAGCCCGTAGTTCAGCGAGGCGCGGGCGAAGTCGGCGATGGAATCGTCAAGGTTGTACATGCCCATGAACACGCCGGCCGAAGGGGCCTCGTAGACCTCGCGCTCGATGGTGGTGCCGTCCTCGCCGACGAATTTCATCGTCAGTTTGCCCTTGCCGGGAAAGCGGAAATCGGTGGCCTTGTACTGGTCGCCGAAGGCATGGCGGCCGACCACGATCGGCTGCGTCCAGCCCGGCACGAGGCGCGGCACGTTGCGGCAGATGATCGGCTGGCGGAAGATCACGCCGCCGAGGATGTTGCGGATGGTGCCGTTAGGCGATTTCCACATCTGCTTCAGG from Paracoccaceae bacterium Fryx2 includes these protein-coding regions:
- a CDS encoding YitT family protein → MPDATRPLSPAHSLLDDAQGIAYGATMAAFGITILTHLGLVTGQTAGLAVLISYATGLSFGLVFFAINLPFYWIGYRRMGLAFTVKTFLAVALLSGLSMVIPDWVSFASLNPVFGAVLFGAVSGSALLALFRHGASLGGVGIVALALQDRTGFRAGYTQLLFDAALFSVALLVRDVPSVALSFLGALVVNLVIAINHRRDRYTAT
- a CDS encoding NADP-dependent isocitrate dehydrogenase, with the protein product MSKIKVANPVVELDGDEMTRIIWDFIKQKLILPYLDIDLKYYDLGIEERDRTNDQITIDAAHAIKKYGVGVKCATITPDEQRVEEFGLKQMWKSPNGTIRNILGGVIFRQPIICRNVPRLVPGWTQPIVVGRHAFGDQYKATDFRFPGKGKLTMKFVGEDGTTIEREVYEAPSAGVFMGMYNLDDSIADFARASLNYGLNLGWPVYLSTKNTILKVYDGRFKDIFQTIYEAEFEDQFKKAGITYEHRLIDDMVASAMKWSGGYVWACKNYDGDVQSDTVAQGFGSLGLMTSVLMTPDGQTVEAEAAHGTVTRHYRQHQQGKATSTNSIASIYAWTGGLRHRAKLDGNAELARFAETLERVTVATVEDGHMTKDLALLVGPDQKWLTTIGYLEKVDEYLNKALKG